A single region of the Herpetosiphon gulosus genome encodes:
- a CDS encoding response regulator, whose amino-acid sequence MNPLHILLVEDHAMNRDMLTRRLERHGYTVSLALNGADAVVMAEAVMPDVIVMDMSLPIVDGWAATQQLKARPSVQGIPVIAVTAHAMAGDRERCLAAGCSDYEAKPLDFRRLIDKIEAWGGAYRLNP is encoded by the coding sequence ATGAATCCGCTCCATATTTTGTTGGTTGAAGATCATGCCATGAATCGCGACATGTTAACGCGGCGCTTAGAACGGCACGGCTATACGGTCTCGCTCGCCCTGAATGGGGCAGACGCGGTGGTGATGGCGGAGGCCGTCATGCCTGATGTGATAGTGATGGATATGAGTTTGCCGATCGTTGATGGGTGGGCAGCCACGCAGCAGTTGAAAGCGCGGCCATCGGTGCAGGGGATTCCGGTGATTGCGGTGACGGCGCATGCAATGGCGGGGGATCGCGAACGCTGTTTGGCGGCAGGGTGTAGCGACTATGAGGCGAAGCCGCTTGACTTTCGCCGCTTGATTGACAAGATTGAGGCGTGGGGCGGGGCGTATCGGCTGAATCCATAG